CTTTTTTATTGATTGGAAGGCTCTGGACAGGACAATAAACACCTTTAACGACAGCGCCTCTTCCCTTTGGTTTTCGTCATGAATCTCCATAAATACCATTCCTTTTTATCTCGAATTCGAGATAATTATATATTAATTTCTATTCTATTGTCAAATAAAATAAAAACGGTTAGCCCAAAGGGCTACTTCTTCATAAAACGGCAAAAATAATAAAAAATAATGATACATAATGCTATGGCGGTGATCCCGATTTGATATTGCGTTTTCCAGCTCAAAAAACTCTGAACTGAATACGCTTCTATTAGCAATGCAGGAATTTTACCAACAGTGCTGGCAATGGCAAACTGCGTCGTCTTCATTCTACTAATGGAAGCCGCAAGGGTGACAAGCCCAGACGGAACAAACGGGAAAATTCGTAGGGTAAGCACTAAAATAATAGCCTCCAGCCCTTGGGCATTTTTTAATTTTTCTATAAATCTATTGGACGGTTGCTTATTTAACTTGTTCTCAAGCGCTCGAACTCCCTTTCTATATAAAATAAAGCTGATGATTGCACCAATGGCCTCACCGGCAATCGATAGGAATAGTCCAAATTGAAATCCGAAATAAAATATATTTGCTGCTGTAATAAATGTACTAGGAATAAAACCAGCTACGGAAATAGTTATATTAATGATAATACTTACAATTGCTGCGATTAATGTATGATCTGGTAAAAGCTTTATTAAAAAATCCATTACAACCTCCATAATAATTTGCTGATTGATTCCCAAAATCAGTGTCTACTCAAAAAGCCAAATTCCCCACCAGCAATATCGAAGAATTTGGCTTTTATACTTATTATCTTTTAAAGAATAATTCGACAATTTACTACTATTTTCCTTCGTTTTTTTAATCAAGTGGTAAATAAATTGTAATCGTAAAACCCTGCCCTTTTTTCGATTCAACATATATTTCGCCGTTAAGTTCCTTTACGCGCGACCTCATCGTTGTTAAACCTAGGCCCGACTGAATTTCATCGACCCCTTCCCCATTATCCTTTAATTTAAAAATAATATTGTCATCGGATTCATAGAGGGTGAAATCAAAGTGGCTACTACTTCCATGTCTAATTCCATTTGTTAGCCCTTCTTGGAGTGCACGGTAGAGTAAAGCTTGCTTTTTTGCTGATAGAGGGTTTGTTACGTTAATTATTGAATTTATTTTTACACCTGTAATTTCTTCTGTATTTGAAATAAAATTCCTTAAAGAAAATAAGTAATCACTGATTCCCGTATGATTATCGTCCTTTAACAATCTCAGTGAATTTCGTATTTCCCTAAGACCAATCCGAATTTGCTCTTGTGATCTTTCAAATTTCTCTATTGCCACATCTGGTTTATTTTGAATTAATCGTTTCCCAGCCTCAATTTGGATATTGATTGTTGTCAGTGTATGTCCTACTGTATCATGAATTTCTCCTACAAGCCGGTTGCGCTCTTCCAACACCATTTTTTCACTTAGAGCAATGGCAGTTTCTTTCATTGATTGAGCTAACGACTCTGTTTGCAAAACGACCCGTTCTTCTAGCTTTGTATTAGCCTCTTTCAATAAAGCATTTAGTCGGCCTGTTTCATTGAAAGTTCTTCCATATTCCCGAGTCAGCATTATAAATTGTGATAAAAGATGAATGAAAAAGCCTGCTGGCATCATATCAATTGAATTAATAAATCCATTATAGTACAGTAAATCATTAACAACTGTAGCGTAGAATAATAGGCATGTCGTAAAGCTTAAAATTGCCCCCTGACGTTTACGAAGCATAGCAACAAACATAACATACAAAAAATAAACAAGTAGTGCCTCAGCTACAAAACTAAATGGTTTTAATAAGTAAATAAAAATAGTTGGGGATGTGAATACAACAATCAATGAAAGGGTACCTGTAATGAATAGAGAAGCTCGATATATAAATACATTCCATTCATTCGGATATAGCGTTTTCAAAAAAATAACATAGAAGAAAAAGCCTAAAAAGACCGTTAAATATTCTATTTTCACTTCTAATGCCCAGTTGAATTCAGGGAAAATTCGCATCCACAGTACCTGGTCAATTAATAAATTTCGCAAAGCCATGTCAAACGCAACTAGCGAAAATGCCAATGAACGAAGTTCATGCCTACGAATAAAATAAAACAATATATGATAAAAACTAATCAAAATATACAAACCAAAGAAAACACTTACTTTCGCGACTGCTTTCTCTTTGAAATCATTCACTACTAGACTATCGCCGAACAAAATTTCTTCCCAAGTACCACTTTTAATATGATAATAGTTAGAAGTAGTAATCACAATTTCAACTTCATTTGAATTTGGAATAAAGGTATATACTTGTGGCAAGTACTTTGGTTTCATCGCTTCCTTGCTTGTACCAACCTCACCAACCTTCCCTTTAAACTTTCCATCAATATACAGCTCATATGCCGTACTAACGGATGGTATATAAAGGGCCTTTTGCTCACCAATGTCACGCTCAGGAATTTTCAAGGATAAATACAATGTACCGTATCCATGCTTTGGTAAAATTTTACCTTCTTCATACTCAATGCTGGACCACATTCCTGGTAGAGGAATCATCGCTGTAGGCTGATGCTGCTCTATTTCACTTGGCTGCAATAATTTATTCCAATAAAAAAGCCACTCACCATTTAATGGAATCAACTCATTTGGATTCGCCTTCTGTAAATCCATCTTTCCAGATTGTGCAAAAACTTGGCCGTTTGCACTACTATTCATAGAAAAATAAAAAAGGAGAATAAATATTGCTGTTAATAGAGTTATAATTTTACTCTTCATTTATAAATACCCACCATTTTCATCCAATAACTTTTGAAAATAGACAATGGCTTTCGAGCGATTATTAATACCAATTTTATTATAAATATCACTAATATAATTTTTTACAGTGCCTTCACTAATATAAATTCGCTCAGAGATTTGCTGGTTATTAAAACCACGAATCATTAACGAAATTATTTCCTTCTCGCGCACGGAAAAATGCATAGGCACTTCTTCGAATTTTTTATTAATTTCAGATTCGGCCTCATATGTCTTTGATAATTCAGATACTTTCAGAGCTAGTTTCGTAGCAATATTACTAGGAAGGATCATTTGTCCTTTAGCCGCATCACGAACAGCCCCAATTAATTTATCTCCTTGTATATCCTTTAATAGAAATCCCTTTGCTCCGCCGGCGAGCGAATCAACAATCAATTGATCCTCATCGAAAGTCGTCAGCATAATAACACTAGTATCTGGAAAATCATTTGTAATTCGTCTCACACTTTCAACACCATTCATAATTGGCATTCTAATATCCATTAGAACGACCGAAGGTGAAAATTCCTTCACAAACTCATAGGCTTCCTTTCCATTCGAAACAGTACCAATCACTTCCATATCTTCTTCTAATTCAAGTATCGTTTTCAAACCATCTCTCATTAATGTTTGATCATCCGCAATCAAGATTGTGATTAACCCCATTCTTCCACCATCCACATTGTTCATTCCCCTAATCGATTACTTTTTTTATAAAAAATAAATGGTTCCTACTAAGGTCAACTTCTTGACCGTTTAGATTTCTCCATTCTTTGTCATATAAAAGCTTCACAATTGGTCTGCCAATTGGCTTGCCTTTAATTTCCGTAACCATTCCTATATCTCCATTATTTAGCAAAACGAGGCTTCCTGCAACATAAATATTTATAATATTTAAAAACTCCGCAACAATTTTATAATCAAATAAAACATCTCCTGAACCCAGTAAACTATGAAAATACTCTCTACCATTACAGCTAATAACCGGCAATTTTAACAATAGCGTAATTGATTAATAATAGTTACATAATTTTGTTAAAAATATTTTGTCCCCTTCTTAACATTACTATGATTTATAACGGTTTGATTATGGTCATTTTTAACAAATATCTCATTAATTTCATGTTTGTTAAACCTTTGAATGATGTTATCGGTTAATGTTATCCCTTTTTTGAGCAAAATAAGCCTATTTTGATTTATCACGTCCTCCGCTAAAACCATGCCAGCTTTAACTTTTGAAATTGATATTTTTTGAATCATTTATGTACCCTCCAAACTTATGATTATGCGTTCATACGCTTAAATAGATTTTCAAAATCTTCTTTAACCGGTTCACAAAAATAAAAACCTTGCATAATATTACAGCCTATATTTTTTATAAACTCCAATTGTTCTCTTGTTTCTATACCTCCATTCATAAAAGTTGTTATTATAAATAGTTTTATAACTAATCTAATTATAATGTCGCTAGGTCATATTCATCATGACTTTAGTCATGTAAAAGTCATAACTTAATTAACAAAAAAACCATCATCTGGAAATAACCAGTTGATGGCTTAATAATTTTATGAAATTTTTATGCTAATCTCATCTTAAAATCTTCGTAACCGAACTTGTGTACAATACGGCAATCGCCGTCTTTATCGCGAACAGCAATCGCTGGCAGCGGCATCCCGTTAAAAGTCGTGTTTTTCACCATTGTATAAATAGCCATATCACCAAAGACAAGGCGGTCACCATTGACTAAAGGGTTATCAAAGGAATAGTCGCCAATTGTATCACCAGAAAGACAGGTTTGTCCGCCAAGGCGATATGTATATGACTTCTCACCTACTTCCCCTGAACCGATCAGCGGCGGGCGATATGGCATTTCTAAAACATCTGGCATATGGCAAGATGCAGACGTGTCAAGGATGGCGATATCCATACCGTTTTGCATCGTATCCAATACCGTTGTGATTAAAAATCCAGCATTTAACGCCACGGCTTCGCCTGGTTCCAGATAAACCTTTAAACCATACTTTTCCTGCATGCGGCGAATACAGTCTTCTAACAACGGAATATCATAATCTTCTCTTGTAATATGGTGGCCTCCGCCAAAGTTAATCCATTCCATTTGCGGAAGCCATTGACCAAATTTCTCTTCAACAGCATCAAGTGTCTTTGCCAAATCATCAGAATTTTGCTGACAAAGCGTGTGAAAATGCAATCCTGATACACCATCAAGTAATTCTGGACGGAAATGTTCAATCGTCACACCAAACCGAGAGCCAACAGCACATGGGTTGTAAATATCGTGCCCTACTTGTGTCGAACATTCAGGATTGATGCGTAAGCCAAATTTTTTACCAGCTTGCAATACTTTATCGCGAAACTTTTCCAACTGTGAAAAAGAATTGAAGATGATGTGATCGCAATAAGAGATGATTTCATCAATTTCATCTTCACGGTAAGCAGGGGCAAAGACATGATTTTCTTTGCCCATTTCCTCATAACCAAGTCGCGCCTCATATAAGCCGCTTGCCGTTGTGCCGCTCAAATACTTGCCAATAAGCGGGTACAGCGAATACATTGAAAATGCTTTTTGTGCCAGAATAATCTTAGCACCTGTCCGTTCCATGACACCGTTCAGGATTTTAAGATTTTTTTCAAGAAGTGCTTCATCTACTACATAACATGGTGTCGGTAATTCTTCAAAATGCATCTTATCCCACAAGCTCCGCTTCTAAAGTTTCAACTGACTCTTCCTCTTCAGGATAGGCATCTACAAGTTCCGGATTAAAGCTTTCTTTCCATGGAAGTCCCCACTTGTTCAATGCATCCATAAATGGATCTGGATCAAATTCTTCGATATTGTATACACCTGGCTTATTCCACTTTCCAGTCATTACCATCATCGCACCAATCATCGCTGGAACGCCTGTCGTATAAGATACTGCCTGTGAGCCAACCTCTTTGTAGCATTCTTCATGGTCACAAACATTGTACACATAATACATTTTATCTTTGCCGTCTTTTTTACCTTTAAAAATACAACCGATATTTGTTTTTCCTTTTGTTCTTGGACCAAGTGATGCTGGGTCAGGTAATACAGCTTTCAAGAACTGTAATGGAATAATTTGTTTTCCTTCAAATTCAATCGGCTCAATTGATGTCATGCCAACATTTTCAAGACATTTTAAATGTGTTAAATAACTTTGACCGAACGTCATAAAGAAACGAATTCGCTTAAGCCCAGGAATATTCTCGGCAAGAGATTCAAGTTCTTCGTGGTACAACAAATACATATCTTTCTCGCCAACTTCAGGGAAATTATAAACACGTTTGATTTCCATCGGCTTCGTTTCTACCCATTCACCTTTCTCCCAATATCTTCCGTTCGCAGAAACTTCACGAATATTGATTTCTGGATTGAAATTCGTTGCAAAAGGATAGCCATGATCGCCTGCGTTGCAATCAAGAATATCAATGTATTCAATTTCATCAAAATGATGCTTCAATGCATAGGCAGAAAATACACCTGTCACACCTGGGTCAAAGCCGCTACCTAAAAGTGCTGTGATACCAGCCTTTTCAAAACGTTCACGATATTCCCATTGCCATTTGTATTCAAATTTCGCAGTGTCTTCAGGCTCATAATTGGCAGTATCCATGTAGTTTGTTTTAGTAGCTAGACAAGCATCCATGATTGTTAAATCTTGATATGGTAAAGCAAGATTCATGACAATGTCTGGTTTTACCTCATTAATTAAAGCAATAAGTTCGTCCACGTTATCTGCATCAACTTGTGCTGTCGTAATTTTTGTTTTTCCGCCATCTAATTTTGCTTTTAACTCATCACATTTCGACTTTGTACGACTTGCAATGCAAATTTCCTCAAAAACCTCACTGTTTTGAACACATTTGTGAATAGCTACGGAAGCAACTCCGCCACAACCAATGATAAGTGCTTTTCCCATTTTCCTATCTCCTTTTCATTTTATTTTTCGAAAAAGAATGTACAAACCCAAAAATTCGCAAATAAAAAAGCAAGTGCATAAACGCATATTCGCGCATCACTTGCTTGATATACTCATAAATATTAAGAATAGAAAATGTGTAACCTATCAAACATCATAGGATTACAGCAACCATAAAACTATAACCATTTCATGGAAAGACATCTTAATATTCAAATATATCATTAGGTTCAGAGTCTATATAGCAAATAATTACTTTTACCACTCTTATTGACCGTTTCACAAGTTGTGTGCATATGCACTGGTTGTAAAGTAACCAACTTATAAAATTTGAGCTTTTAACTCAATCAATAAGGCAACGAAAGTTGCCACTCGGCATTTGACCCGGCTGTCCGTATGGCCTTAACTCCCGAAAGGAAGTGGTCAAAAATTATCTGCTCGGAAAGACTCTAAATTTGAATATAAGCTTTCCAATTAACGACTATTTTATAATAACAGCATAACTAAAAAACGGCAATAGAAATTTTTATATTTTTATTTTTTCTTTTTTTGTAAGAATATTGATTAATTCACTTTCCTTCATAGGCTTATAATACAAAAATCCTTGAGCAATTTGACAGTTTAAATTTTTTAATATGGTTGCTTGTAGTTGTTGTTCAACTCCCTCTGCTACAACGCTAAGTTGCAAGCTTTGCGCCATCGAGATGATTGCACGAACAATGGCAGTATCGTTTGTTTCTACTATATCTTGAATAAATGAGCGATCTACTTTCAATTGATCAATTGGAAGCCTCTTTAAATAATTTAATGATGAATATCCCATACCAAAATCATCTATGGAAATAAAGATATTACTTTCCTTTAATTGTTGTAATTTCTTAATAACTTCTTCAGGGTTATTCATTGCAACACTTTCTGTAATTTCAAGTTCAAGATACTGCGGATCTAAATCTGTTTCCGCTAATGTATTTTTTACAATCTCTACGAAGTTATCCTGTTGGAATTGTTTAAATGAAATATTAACGGCAACACGAATATCTTCAACCCCTTGATTCAACCATTTTTTTCAATTTTATCTAGTTTTTATTATTTATAAAAAATGAAATTGATTACAAAAAAGTAAAAAAATACAAACTTATTTTAATAGAACTTGGCACTTATATCAAGCAAAAAAAGCCTTAAATCTCTTTTTTTTTAAAAGATTTAAGGCTATTCTTTAGCTGGTCGTTCCTTACATGTCCACTTCAGCGTAGGTCATTTCTTCTTCGACTTCTTCAATATCCCGCATTTGGTGAGCGATTCGTGAGGCTGCACAGGCACAAATACTTGCCACAAGATCATCTAAAAAGGTGTGGACACCATGACCGTCTTTTGTATCTAGCTTTTTAATGATTCCGATTTTATTTTTGTCTAAATAGCCATAGGATGTTACAGCAATACTGCCATATGTAAGAACTGCTCCTAAACCAATGGTTTCATCGATGCCAAACAATCCCTCATCAGTTTCAACAATCGTCTGTAGCGGTTCTGACAACAGCTTTTTCTCCGCAAGACGGTCTAACTCAATCCCAACAAGAATAGCATGTTGAATTTCCCGCTTCCTGAGGACTCGTTCCACTGAAAAAATGCAATCCTCTAATGTTAATACATTACTAAATGGTAATTGCATTTCGTAAACGATTTTTGCTATTTCTTCTACAGTAACACCACGTTCTTCAAGTAAGCTTTTTGTCGCCCGATACACATCACGGCTATGTACCCTTTTTGTCATTTTTAGATAATCTCCTCTCATATGTAAACATATATCTATTATAACATGTCTTTTTTTGCCTTTACTAATTAATATCTTTTCGTGCGTATAAATTCATTTTGTTTTTTGTTATAATAATAAAGTATTTGAATCTTGAATTAAGGAGGTAATGCCTGTGAAATATGGTATTGTAATTTTCCCATCTAAAAAGCTTCAAGACTATGCGAATTCCTTTCGGAAACGGTACGACCCTCATATTGCTTTAGTTCCTCCACATGTAACACTTGTGAACCCCCTTGAATTAGCGGAAGGAGAAATTAAAGGCATCATCCAAACGTTGCATAAAATCACTCATGACTTTTCACCTATTACCCTTGAGGTTTACAAAGTAAAGACATTTCATCCAACAGCTAATAAAATCTATTTCGCCATAAAAAAGAGTGATGAACTATCCGCACTTTATGGTAAACTAAATTTAGATATATTTGGAAATAATGAAAAAGCTGAAAGTTTCGTACCACATATTACGATTGGACAACGGCTCTCAAATGAAGAACATTCTGATATCGTAGGACAGCTTACGATGATGGATGTTGCTTTTTCTGATGTTGTTGATCGTTTTCATCTATTATATCAATTAGAAAATAATCAATGGACAACATACGAAACGTTTCACCTTGGAAAGGAATGTTAAACATTGCTAGTAAAAATCATTGCAACGGACAGCGAATTGGAAGATGCCTACAAAGTTCGCAAAAAAGTATTTGTTGAGGAACAAAATGTACCGATTGATTTAGAAATTGATGCATTTGAGAATTCAGCTGTTCACTTTGTTTTGTATGATGGAAAAGAGCCAGTTGGAGCGGGGAGAGTTCGCGAATTAGGCGATGTACTTAAAGTTGAACGAATATGTGTACTCGATGAGTATCGTGGTAAAGGCTGCGGGAAGCTTATCATGGAAAAGACAGAAGAAATCGCCAACGATAAAAATATAAAGAAACTAAAGCTTAATGCCCAAACCCATGCGGAGGATTTCTATAAAAAATTAGGATATGAAACAATATCAAATGTTTTCATGGAGGCTGACATTCCACATGTGACAATGGTAAAAACTCTTTAAAGGAGTCAGACCCCGCTGGTAAACTCGTCTAGGGCACTATCGGCGGTATTGGTCTGACCTCTTATGTTTAAACCACTTCATTAATATATTTTCCTTTTCCAGTTATATCGGCTTCACATTCTTCCGGTACAGTTTCATCCAAATCATTTTGTTTATCCTTCTTAACAACATATTTTCTGATTAATTTCGCCTCTTCATATTTATCTTCGTAGTCGGTTTTTCCTTTGAGCTTCGCACGTAATGTACTCTTTTGTACAGGCTTAACTACAAACGGTGGTCCATCCTTCCGAATAACTCGGTTAGCATATTGATTATATTGCTCATGATTAATTGGTAATATATAACTCATGATTCCCACCTCCTGTTATTCTTAATATCGGAAAATTTAATCTTTTGTTAATAAACAAATACTATTTATCCAATAAAAAACGAAAGGTTAGAAGCTATATGCTTCTAACCCTTTTAGTGTAAGTTATTCCATCAACCGATTATTATGAACAAATTGGATTGCATTATCGAAGCGCAATACCGCCTTGTTCATCAATGTGGGCATAAATATTTGTCATATTCTTTG
Above is a genomic segment from Bacillus sp. (in: firmicutes) containing:
- a CDS encoding saccharopine dehydrogenase family protein, with the translated sequence MGKALIIGCGGVASVAIHKCVQNSEVFEEICIASRTKSKCDELKAKLDGGKTKITTAQVDADNVDELIALINEVKPDIVMNLALPYQDLTIMDACLATKTNYMDTANYEPEDTAKFEYKWQWEYRERFEKAGITALLGSGFDPGVTGVFSAYALKHHFDEIEYIDILDCNAGDHGYPFATNFNPEINIREVSANGRYWEKGEWVETKPMEIKRVYNFPEVGEKDMYLLYHEELESLAENIPGLKRIRFFMTFGQSYLTHLKCLENVGMTSIEPIEFEGKQIIPLQFLKAVLPDPASLGPRTKGKTNIGCIFKGKKDGKDKMYYVYNVCDHEECYKEVGSQAVSYTTGVPAMIGAMMVMTGKWNKPGVYNIEEFDPDPFMDALNKWGLPWKESFNPELVDAYPEEEESVETLEAELVG
- a CDS encoding sensor histidine kinase, producing the protein MKSKIITLLTAIFILLFYFSMNSSANGQVFAQSGKMDLQKANPNELIPLNGEWLFYWNKLLQPSEIEQHQPTAMIPLPGMWSSIEYEEGKILPKHGYGTLYLSLKIPERDIGEQKALYIPSVSTAYELYIDGKFKGKVGEVGTSKEAMKPKYLPQVYTFIPNSNEVEIVITTSNYYHIKSGTWEEILFGDSLVVNDFKEKAVAKVSVFFGLYILISFYHILFYFIRRHELRSLAFSLVAFDMALRNLLIDQVLWMRIFPEFNWALEVKIEYLTVFLGFFFYVIFLKTLYPNEWNVFIYRASLFITGTLSLIVVFTSPTIFIYLLKPFSFVAEALLVYFLYVMFVAMLRKRQGAILSFTTCLLFYATVVNDLLYYNGFINSIDMMPAGFFIHLLSQFIMLTREYGRTFNETGRLNALLKEANTKLEERVVLQTESLAQSMKETAIALSEKMVLEERNRLVGEIHDTVGHTLTTINIQIEAGKRLIQNKPDVAIEKFERSQEQIRIGLREIRNSLRLLKDDNHTGISDYLFSLRNFISNTEEITGVKINSIINVTNPLSAKKQALLYRALQEGLTNGIRHGSSSHFDFTLYESDDNIIFKLKDNGEGVDEIQSGLGLTTMRSRVKELNGEIYVESKKGQGFTITIYLPLD
- a CDS encoding EAL domain-containing protein: MNQGVEDIRVAVNISFKQFQQDNFVEIVKNTLAETDLDPQYLELEITESVAMNNPEEVIKKLQQLKESNIFISIDDFGMGYSSLNYLKRLPIDQLKVDRSFIQDIVETNDTAIVRAIISMAQSLQLSVVAEGVEQQLQATILKNLNCQIAQGFLYYKPMKESELINILTKKEKIKI
- a CDS encoding GNAT family N-acetyltransferase — its product is MLVKIIATDSELEDAYKVRKKVFVEEQNVPIDLEIDAFENSAVHFVLYDGKEPVGAGRVRELGDVLKVERICVLDEYRGKGCGKLIMEKTEEIANDKNIKKLKLNAQTHAEDFYKKLGYETISNVFMEADIPHVTMVKTL
- a CDS encoding response regulator transcription factor, encoding MGLITILIADDQTLMRDGLKTILELEEDMEVIGTVSNGKEAYEFVKEFSPSVVLMDIRMPIMNGVESVRRITNDFPDTSVIMLTTFDEDQLIVDSLAGGAKGFLLKDIQGDKLIGAVRDAAKGQMILPSNIATKLALKVSELSKTYEAESEINKKFEEVPMHFSVREKEIISLMIRGFNNQQISERIYISEGTVKNYISDIYNKIGINNRSKAIVYFQKLLDENGGYL
- a CDS encoding VTT domain-containing protein; the protein is MDFLIKLLPDHTLIAAIVSIIINITISVAGFIPSTFITAANIFYFGFQFGLFLSIAGEAIGAIISFILYRKGVRALENKLNKQPSNRFIEKLKNAQGLEAIILVLTLRIFPFVPSGLVTLAASISRMKTTQFAIASTVGKIPALLIEAYSVQSFLSWKTQYQIGITAIALCIIIFYYFCRFMKK
- a CDS encoding phosphatidylglycerophosphatase A; translation: MTKRVHSRDVYRATKSLLEERGVTVEEIAKIVYEMQLPFSNVLTLEDCIFSVERVLRKREIQHAILVGIELDRLAEKKLLSEPLQTIVETDEGLFGIDETIGLGAVLTYGSIAVTSYGYLDKNKIGIIKKLDTKDGHGVHTFLDDLVASICACAASRIAHQMRDIEEVEEEMTYAEVDM
- the nspC gene encoding carboxynorspermidine decarboxylase, whose protein sequence is MHFEELPTPCYVVDEALLEKNLKILNGVMERTGAKIILAQKAFSMYSLYPLIGKYLSGTTASGLYEARLGYEEMGKENHVFAPAYREDEIDEIISYCDHIIFNSFSQLEKFRDKVLQAGKKFGLRINPECSTQVGHDIYNPCAVGSRFGVTIEHFRPELLDGVSGLHFHTLCQQNSDDLAKTLDAVEEKFGQWLPQMEWINFGGGHHITREDYDIPLLEDCIRRMQEKYGLKVYLEPGEAVALNAGFLITTVLDTMQNGMDIAILDTSASCHMPDVLEMPYRPPLIGSGEVGEKSYTYRLGGQTCLSGDTIGDYSFDNPLVNGDRLVFGDMAIYTMVKNTTFNGMPLPAIAVRDKDGDCRIVHKFGYEDFKMRLA
- a CDS encoding EAL domain-containing protein, with translation MNGGIETREQLEFIKNIGCNIMQGFYFCEPVKEDFENLFKRMNA